The Streptomyces camelliae genome window below encodes:
- a CDS encoding contact-dependent growth inhibition system immunity protein yields MTALSDDRFHELSRLLSAYESTGEVFDDTLEAPGRALNSYLRTAARTPDRAAAAVREIDDLLEVGLFSDEIAGDVDLLPHIEPPRGASVEDCLRVVRHHLSRYLTAPPAPDPTIRPQTSWEWRERFPALAHFLGAYFYQDSLEIEYHSHAEAMDDYLTGELNEDLEQAASEATEFLTLNPSEDELGEAASVLGLREPPPDGISLRRWLTDIQGIIRHHLRTHP; encoded by the coding sequence ATGACCGCGCTCTCAGACGATCGCTTCCATGAACTGAGCCGACTCCTCAGCGCCTACGAATCGACCGGTGAGGTCTTCGACGACACCCTGGAGGCCCCAGGTCGTGCTCTGAACTCGTACCTGCGGACGGCGGCACGCACCCCTGACCGAGCGGCAGCCGCGGTGCGCGAGATCGACGACCTGCTTGAAGTCGGCCTCTTCAGCGACGAGATCGCCGGCGATGTCGACCTCCTGCCGCACATCGAACCTCCCCGAGGAGCGAGCGTCGAGGACTGTCTCAGGGTCGTTCGCCACCACCTGAGTCGATACCTCACCGCCCCTCCGGCGCCCGATCCCACCATCCGTCCGCAGACCTCATGGGAATGGAGGGAGAGGTTCCCGGCACTCGCGCATTTCCTCGGAGCGTACTTCTATCAGGACAGTCTGGAGATCGAGTACCACTCGCATGCGGAAGCGATGGACGACTACCTGACTGGCGAACTGAACGAGGACTTGGAACAAGCCGCATCCGAAGCCACGGAATTCCTGACCCTGAACCCGTCAGAGGACGAGCTCGGCGAAGCGGCATCAGTACTCGGTCTCAGGGAACCCCCGCCTGACGGCATCTCTCTGCGCCGGTGGCTCACCGACATCCAAGGAATCATCAGGCACCACTTGCGCACGCACCCATGA
- a CDS encoding DUF397 domain-containing protein, translating into MNPQNWQKSSYCSEGDSCIHVAATPHTIHLTESSDPTGAILTTTPAAFGALLTTLKKEPAPTTQTDNDDTPLRLRSADTVVTTTRHKWNAFVLGVQAGEFDHFVATP; encoded by the coding sequence ATGAACCCACAGAACTGGCAGAAGTCGTCCTACTGCTCCGAGGGCGACTCCTGCATACACGTCGCCGCCACCCCCCACACCATCCACCTCACCGAATCCTCCGACCCCACCGGCGCGATCCTCACCACCACCCCCGCCGCCTTCGGCGCCCTCCTCACCACCCTCAAGAAGGAACCGGCGCCCACCACCCAGACCGACAACGACGACACCCCCCTCCGCCTCCGCTCCGCGGACACCGTCGTCACAACCACCCGCCACAAGTGGAACGCCTTCGTACTCGGCGTACAGGCAGGCGAGTTCGACCACTTCGTGGCCACGCCCTGA
- a CDS encoding helix-turn-helix domain-containing protein, producing the protein MRNPTGRQLRFGAELRKLRERAGLSSTEAGQLLGIKQAQVSNMEAGRVGVSPDRMHTIACHYDCSDKPLVEALAAMTSERKRGWWEQYREVLPNALLDLAELEHHAQSLRASTTARIPGLLQTREYALEIFRQAVTELSPPDIEHRLSFRIKRQAILYDEDDPTPYEAIVHEAALRMQVGGPTVTRHQLQHLLDMSDRDHITLRAITFEAGAYPGSGQSIFYAYGAVPQLDTVHLDQAHGLAFLDAEAQLHKYRTLFERIDAVALAPEKTRDLVHNLMREL; encoded by the coding sequence GTGAGGAACCCAACGGGTCGCCAGTTGCGCTTTGGCGCGGAGCTGCGGAAACTGCGCGAGCGAGCGGGCTTGAGTTCCACCGAGGCCGGTCAACTCCTGGGCATCAAGCAGGCGCAGGTCAGCAACATGGAGGCCGGTCGCGTCGGTGTGAGCCCCGACCGGATGCACACCATCGCCTGCCACTACGACTGCTCCGACAAGCCCCTCGTCGAAGCACTCGCGGCCATGACTTCCGAACGCAAACGCGGCTGGTGGGAGCAGTACCGCGAAGTGCTTCCGAACGCGCTCCTCGACCTGGCCGAACTGGAGCACCACGCTCAGTCGTTGCGCGCCAGCACCACGGCCCGTATCCCCGGGCTGCTCCAGACACGCGAGTACGCACTCGAAATCTTCCGCCAGGCGGTCACCGAACTCTCGCCGCCCGACATCGAGCACCGCCTCTCGTTCCGCATCAAGCGGCAGGCGATCCTCTACGACGAGGACGACCCCACCCCGTACGAGGCGATCGTCCACGAGGCGGCCCTCCGTATGCAGGTCGGCGGCCCGACGGTTACCCGGCACCAGCTGCAGCACCTGCTCGACATGAGCGACCGTGACCACATCACACTGCGGGCCATCACCTTCGAGGCCGGCGCCTACCCGGGATCCGGGCAGTCGATCTTTTACGCATACGGCGCAGTGCCGCAGCTGGACACCGTCCACCTGGACCAAGCACACGGTCTCGCGTTCCTCGACGCCGAGGCCCAGTTGCACAAGTACCGGACCCTCTTCGAGCGGATCGATGCCGTAGCCCTCGCCCCGGAGAAGACCCGAGACCTTGTCCACAACCTGATGCGAGAGCTGTGA